ATTTACAGATACTACATCGGTATAGGCTCCAAGTGGATCGTTAATTGTATTTTTATCTTTATTATAGTGCACTTCCAATGCTGCTGAAATTAACCTAGTTGAATCCATGCTTTTGGCAGCTAGAACTAGGTTTTTCATAAACTCTGTTCTTGTTGGAGATACTGGTGTTTCGTTTCCTACTGACCATATTATAACACTTGGTTTGTTGCGATCTCTTGTAATCATTTCTTTGAGTTGGACTTTGGCTTTTTCTAATACTGCTGCATTACCAAAATCAATCGTCCAATAAACTGGAATTTCAGACCAAAGTAAAATGCCTAGTGAGTCTGCTGCACGAACTATTTGTTCGTTGTGAGGATAATGAGCCAACCTGATGAAATTGCAATTTAATTCTTTTGCCCAGCCTAGTAGTTCTAGCGCATCTTCTCTGGTTTTTGCTCTGCGCATTTCTGTTGGAACCTCCTCATGCATACAGATTCCTCTCAAAAAAACAGGTCTTCCATTCAGCAAAATCTTTTTTCCATCTACCTCTATTTTTCTTAAACCAATTTTTTCTTTCAGTACATCATCAGCGACACTAATTACCAACTCATACCTTTTGGGGTTTACATCTGACCACAATTCCACTTTAGACAGCTTCATGGAAAAGGGTGTTAAAGAATTAGAATAAGTTATAGTGGTCTTTGCTTTTAACTCAGGAATCTCTATTGTCACTTCTTCACCAGTCTTAGCACCATTTAATTTTACCCAACCTGTAACCTCCGCTTTTTTCATATTGGGTTTTAAGGCAACAGTCTCAGTATTAAGTTGAATGAAATAATCTTCTACAAATACAGCCGGAGTTTCAACAACCATTACATCTCTAGTTATACCGCCAAAATTCCACCAGTCTGTATTTACTGTGGGCACCTCATCTTTATGCCTTTTGTTGTCTACTTTTACTACAACATAATTGTCTTTCTCCTTTAGAATGGAATCGTCTATCTCAAACTGAAATGGTGTAAAACCACCTTTGTGTGAGCCAAGCTTCTTACCATTTAAATATACTTCTGCCTGATAATTTACCGCACCAAAATATAAGAATAGCCTATTAGATTCTGCTTTCT
This window of the Chondrinema litorale genome carries:
- a CDS encoding glycoside hydrolase family 2 protein, producing the protein MKYNKTILILTTSLFLVSTHLIKAQELLTNVYGRETYSLNGKWQYIVDPYETGFYDYRFKEKHEKDPGAYWNSGVPKDKTAMVEHGYDDKNTLNVPGDWNSQDPIFLYYEGTVWYKKSFDYKKKAESNRLFLYFGAVNYQAEVYLNGKKLGSHKGGFTPFQFEIDDSILKEKDNYVVVKVDNKRHKDEVPTVNTDWWNFGGITRDVMVVETPAVFVEDYFIQLNTETVALKPNMKKAEVTGWVKLNGAKTGEEVTIEIPELKAKTTITYSNSLTPFSMKLSKVELWSDVNPKRYELVISVADDVLKEKIGLRKIEVDGKKILLNGRPVFLRGICMHEEVPTEMRRAKTREDALELLGWAKELNCNFIRLAHYPHNEQIVRAADSLGILLWSEIPVYWTIDFGNAAVLEKAKVQLKEMITRDRNKPSVIIWSVGNETPVSPTRTEFMKNLVLAAKSMDSTRLISAALEVHYNKDKNTINDPLGAYTDVVSVNEYLGWYIGLPSYCQTAQWETIYDKPLIFSETGAGAKGGFHADSLTRWSEEYQEWFYKEQVKMMKRMPDNYTGLTPWILADFRSPKRNNPTYQEGWNRKGLIDEKGNKKKAFYELKKYYDELATEQSKEK